In Kaistella faecalis, a genomic segment contains:
- a CDS encoding DEAD/DEAH box helicase has translation MDLGIYESLITDTLKSRLDTIDRNEFYVADQKRLDADEAVHFLAMHLGTAIKNALKLIKAEKKDLLVSKQVEITNNILKYLTQEISQYEFAGDLIYAEGLILEGVLEKLNSDYSDVKLHLSEIMPLTRLTQSELFTGGNVGLSLDAELKKEIRSSDRIDLLVSFIKWKAIVILRDAFEEFTNRGGKLRIITTTYMGATDAKAIHELSKLPNTEVKVSYNNSNERLHAKAYLFFRNSGFHTGYIGSSNFSRSALTDGLEWNVKVTTKEIPHIIDKFQKTFESYWNNAEFELYDESKLELLDDALQNNKMGKATLEVVRFFDLKPYHYQSEILEKLKVDRTVHNSYKNLIVAATGTGKTMIAAFDFKRYLAENPNAKFLFVAHRIEILKQSLHTFRNVLKDQNFGELYGNGYEPKYKNAVFATVQTLSNLDFAAYSKTTYFDYIILDEAHHGQANTYQKIINYFEPKILLGLTATPERMDGKSILPDFNNKIAAEIRLPDALNNKLLCPFQYFGISDVVDYSRVKWQNGKYDAAELTNIYTANDIRIGDTIKNLNDYTKDIHAVSALGFCVSIDHAKFMKRKFEEAGLSAEYLVSENSSKREEIIHCFTTKQINYLFVVDIFNEGIDIPQIDTVLFLRPTESLTIFLQQLGRGLRLSDDKDVLTVLDFVGQARDEYDFENKFRALIGKTNTTVLKEIEQDFPHLPLGCSIVLEKKAKDFILENIRKATSINKRQLVSKIQRFQEHTHLELTLSNFLTFYNLRLQQVYKNYTFTELLEEALRKPYDKSNHANYKSMLSNKLMATESLSYFKFILELIDHDFEFSNLEQSETNTLLATMLFYDFYQSASKEITLEEGIRKIGDNNDMFKELYDFISFKIGQINYEEFPLEDLAFAFPLKLHSRYTRDQILVAMRLSTMENRSSSREGVAENKELNCEALFVNLKKSEEDFSPTTMYDDYAINESLFHWQSQNQTAATSEKGKSYIEQQDRDKTILLFVRESKTDADGFTKGYVFVGPVNFVAFTGSKPMSITWELKKEMPHFLWQESAKLRVG, from the coding sequence ATGGATCTAGGAATATATGAAAGTCTTATAACGGATACCCTGAAAAGCCGTTTAGATACGATTGATAGAAATGAATTTTATGTTGCTGATCAGAAAAGGTTGGATGCCGATGAGGCGGTTCATTTTCTGGCGATGCACTTGGGTACGGCAATTAAAAATGCACTTAAATTAATCAAGGCTGAGAAGAAAGACTTATTGGTTTCCAAACAAGTTGAAATCACCAACAATATTCTCAAATACCTAACCCAGGAAATTTCCCAATATGAATTCGCAGGGGATTTGATATATGCCGAAGGTCTCATTCTGGAAGGTGTTTTGGAAAAATTAAATTCAGACTACAGTGATGTGAAACTGCATTTAAGTGAGATCATGCCGCTCACTAGGCTTACTCAGAGTGAGCTTTTTACGGGCGGTAATGTAGGATTATCACTGGATGCGGAATTGAAGAAAGAAATCCGATCGTCGGATCGAATCGATTTATTAGTTTCCTTCATCAAATGGAAAGCCATAGTGATTCTGCGTGATGCTTTTGAGGAATTCACCAACCGGGGCGGAAAATTACGGATCATCACCACGACTTACATGGGAGCTACCGACGCCAAAGCAATCCATGAGCTCAGTAAACTTCCCAATACAGAGGTCAAGGTTTCTTATAACAATTCCAATGAACGCTTGCATGCAAAAGCCTATTTGTTTTTTAGAAACTCTGGCTTCCATACAGGCTATATTGGGTCTTCAAACTTTTCAAGGTCGGCGCTAACTGATGGTTTAGAATGGAATGTAAAAGTAACCACCAAGGAAATTCCGCACATTATTGACAAATTTCAAAAAACATTTGAATCGTATTGGAATAATGCGGAGTTTGAATTGTATGATGAATCAAAGTTGGAGCTCTTGGATGATGCCCTGCAAAATAATAAAATGGGAAAGGCAACCTTGGAAGTTGTCCGATTTTTTGATCTGAAACCCTACCATTATCAGTCAGAAATCTTAGAAAAATTAAAAGTCGACAGAACGGTTCATAATTCTTACAAGAATCTTATTGTAGCTGCGACAGGAACAGGAAAAACGATGATCGCTGCATTTGATTTTAAAAGATATTTGGCTGAAAATCCGAATGCTAAATTTTTATTTGTTGCCCACCGTATTGAGATTCTAAAACAATCATTACACACTTTTAGAAATGTCCTAAAAGACCAGAACTTCGGTGAGTTGTATGGGAACGGTTATGAACCAAAATATAAAAATGCAGTTTTTGCTACCGTGCAAACCCTAAGCAATTTAGATTTTGCGGCTTACAGTAAAACAACCTATTTTGACTATATCATTTTAGACGAAGCACATCATGGACAAGCCAATACTTATCAGAAAATAATCAATTACTTTGAGCCTAAAATTCTATTGGGATTAACAGCTACTCCCGAGCGAATGGATGGTAAAAGTATTCTGCCAGATTTCAATAATAAGATTGCTGCGGAGATCCGGCTTCCGGATGCGCTGAATAATAAGCTGCTTTGTCCATTTCAATATTTTGGTATTTCAGACGTTGTCGATTATTCACGGGTTAAATGGCAGAATGGAAAATATGATGCTGCTGAGCTGACCAATATTTATACTGCCAATGATATCAGGATAGGGGATACTATTAAAAATCTTAATGACTATACGAAGGATATCCACGCTGTTTCTGCCCTCGGATTTTGTGTAAGTATTGATCATGCAAAATTTATGAAGCGTAAATTTGAGGAGGCGGGCCTCAGTGCGGAATATTTGGTTTCTGAGAACTCGTCAAAAAGAGAAGAAATTATCCATTGCTTCACCACCAAACAGATCAATTACCTTTTTGTAGTCGACATTTTTAATGAAGGCATTGATATCCCGCAAATTGACACGGTTTTATTTCTTAGACCTACAGAAAGTCTAACCATATTCCTTCAGCAATTAGGAAGAGGTTTGCGTTTGTCAGACGATAAAGACGTGCTCACGGTTTTAGATTTTGTAGGCCAGGCAAGGGATGAATATGACTTTGAAAACAAATTCCGGGCATTAATCGGAAAGACAAATACTACCGTTCTCAAAGAGATCGAGCAGGATTTCCCGCATTTACCTTTAGGATGTTCTATTGTATTAGAAAAAAAAGCTAAAGATTTTATCCTGGAAAATATTCGAAAAGCAACTTCAATTAATAAAAGGCAATTGGTCTCAAAAATTCAGAGATTTCAGGAGCATACCCATTTAGAATTGACGTTAAGTAACTTTCTTACGTTTTATAACCTGCGACTACAACAGGTTTATAAAAATTATACGTTCACTGAGCTGTTAGAAGAAGCACTGCGAAAACCGTATGACAAAAGCAATCATGCAAACTATAAATCAATGCTTTCGAATAAGCTTATGGCTACGGAATCGCTGAGCTATTTTAAATTTATCTTGGAGCTGATTGATCATGACTTCGAATTCTCAAATTTGGAGCAATCAGAAACTAATACGCTATTAGCGACCATGCTTTTCTATGATTTCTACCAAAGTGCATCCAAAGAAATAACGCTGGAAGAGGGAATTAGAAAAATAGGGGATAACAATGACATGTTTAAGGAACTTTATGATTTCATTTCCTTCAAAATTGGGCAAATCAATTATGAGGAATTCCCACTTGAAGATCTTGCTTTTGCATTTCCACTGAAATTGCATTCCAGATATACGAGGGATCAAATTTTAGTGGCAATGCGGCTAAGCACCATGGAAAATAGAAGTTCAAGCCGCGAAGGAGTAGCAGAAAATAAGGAGCTTAATTGTGAAGCACTCTTTGTTAACTTGAAGAAATCGGAAGAAGATTTTTCACCTACTACGATGTATGACGACTACGCAATTAACGAATCCTTATTCCATTGGCAGTCACAGAACCAGACTGCAGCTACTTCGGAGAAAGGAAAGTCTTATATCGAGCAGCAGGATCGGGACAAAACCATCCTCCTTTTTGTAAGAGAATCAAAGACCGATGCGGATGGCTTTACCAAAGGTTATGTGTTTGTTGGACCTGTCAATTTCGTTGCATTCACTGGTTCGAAACCAATGTCAATTACTTGGGAACTCAAAAAGGAAATGCCGCATTTTCTTTGGCAGGAATCGGCGAAGCTAAGGGTGGGGTAA
- a CDS encoding AAA domain-containing protein, with product MKDKCIIVFKNGNKEFAYGKHRAKIVKTAISNDKAFSVFNYLKDTAESVGLKTEEGSNILSKSYNSIKHIPADYVLSSFLNGTLPKPIDDVKSNIFPFGFNLSQKDAVNKSFSNNLNVIEGPPGTGKTQTILNIIANTVMNGQSVAIVSSNNSATRNVYEKLEKSGIGFIAAMLGNSQNKKEFIESQLEIPDLTNFKLQKEDQIVLKEQASTLHLELIEYLEQINILAVSRLQLENITTEYHHFQETFKEKLDTFILLKKNLKSSSILAFLIDIENLSRYKSISFFRKFSYRLKYGLKDKSFYKHPVEKMILILQSKYYSTKISELTELIHKLEGSLKIFDFDNKMKEHTKISMQLFKSKLYDKYTLGTRKKYDIPDLKWNSEEFIKDYPVILSTTYSLRNTLSQGITYDYVIIDEASQVDLATGALALSCAKRAVIVGDTKQLPNVVASDIKEKTDAIFDSYELKEAFRYSKHSLLSSVLELFPDVSKTLLREHYRCHPKIIEFCNQKFYGNQLIILTENTSDRSPLIVYRTPPGNHARERMNQRQIDIIKDEIIPNENLKEVDLGIVTPYRNQTFALQQAFNGTSIKADTVDKFQGRENDVIILSTVDNEISEFTDNPNRLNVAVSRAKDQLIVVVNGNESENDSNISDLIKYIEYNNFTVVKSELNSIFDLLYKGYEEQRAELIKKSGKVSQYDSENLMNILIRDVLTEEKFLKYDVVLHLPLRSLIRDFQKLNDEEKIYACNPLTHLDFIIYNKVSKTPVLAIEVDGFEFHKSGTRQAERDQLKDLILEKYNIPLLRFNTNGSNEKARLVRKLNDVQKN from the coding sequence ATGAAAGATAAATGTATCATTGTTTTTAAAAACGGTAATAAAGAATTTGCATATGGTAAGCACAGAGCGAAAATTGTAAAGACCGCGATAAGTAACGACAAGGCATTCAGTGTTTTTAATTATTTGAAGGACACAGCGGAAAGTGTAGGATTAAAAACTGAAGAAGGTAGCAACATTCTTTCTAAAAGCTATAATAGCATTAAACACATTCCAGCTGACTATGTTTTGTCAAGTTTTTTAAATGGTACTCTTCCAAAACCTATTGACGATGTTAAAAGTAACATTTTCCCTTTTGGCTTTAATCTCAGTCAAAAAGATGCAGTTAATAAATCCTTTTCTAATAACCTAAACGTTATTGAAGGTCCCCCAGGTACGGGAAAAACCCAAACAATTTTAAACATTATTGCTAACACCGTGATGAATGGGCAAAGCGTTGCTATTGTGTCAAGTAATAATTCCGCTACAAGAAATGTGTACGAAAAACTGGAGAAAAGCGGCATAGGATTTATTGCTGCAATGCTGGGAAATTCACAAAACAAAAAGGAATTCATTGAATCTCAGCTAGAAATTCCCGATTTAACAAATTTTAAATTACAAAAAGAGGATCAAATTGTTTTGAAAGAGCAAGCCTCGACTTTACACCTGGAACTAATTGAATATCTTGAACAAATTAATATACTTGCAGTTTCAAGATTGCAATTGGAAAACATTACAACTGAGTACCATCATTTTCAGGAAACCTTTAAAGAGAAATTAGACACATTTATATTATTAAAGAAAAATCTGAAATCGAGCTCTATCCTTGCTTTTTTGATCGACATTGAAAATTTAAGTCGGTATAAAAGTATTTCATTTTTCAGAAAATTTAGCTATCGCCTAAAATATGGATTAAAGGACAAATCGTTTTACAAGCATCCTGTAGAAAAGATGATTCTCATCCTGCAATCAAAATACTATTCGACTAAAATCTCCGAATTAACAGAATTGATTCATAAGTTGGAAGGTTCCTTAAAAATCTTTGATTTTGACAATAAAATGAAGGAACACACCAAAATTTCGATGCAGTTGTTTAAGTCAAAATTATATGACAAGTATACATTGGGAACAAGAAAAAAATATGATATACCAGATCTTAAGTGGAATTCCGAAGAGTTCATCAAGGACTATCCTGTAATCTTGAGCACTACTTACTCTCTCCGTAACACACTATCACAAGGCATTACTTATGATTATGTAATTATTGACGAAGCTTCGCAAGTAGATTTAGCTACTGGCGCATTGGCATTATCTTGTGCTAAACGTGCGGTAATAGTGGGCGATACTAAACAACTGCCTAATGTGGTTGCAAGCGATATTAAAGAGAAGACAGATGCGATATTTGATTCTTATGAACTTAAAGAGGCGTTCCGTTATTCAAAACACAGTTTATTATCATCAGTACTCGAATTATTTCCAGATGTTTCAAAAACGCTTTTAAGAGAACATTATCGTTGCCATCCTAAAATCATTGAATTTTGTAATCAGAAATTTTACGGCAATCAATTAATCATTCTTACTGAAAACACAAGTGATCGATCTCCTCTTATCGTTTACCGAACTCCTCCTGGGAATCATGCGAGAGAGCGGATGAACCAGAGACAAATAGATATAATTAAGGATGAGATTATACCAAACGAAAATCTTAAGGAAGTAGATTTAGGCATTGTAACACCGTATCGTAACCAGACATTTGCTCTGCAGCAGGCATTTAATGGAACAAGTATTAAGGCAGATACGGTAGATAAATTTCAAGGCCGAGAAAATGATGTGATTATTTTATCCACTGTAGACAATGAAATATCCGAATTTACAGATAATCCCAATCGGTTAAATGTAGCGGTGTCGCGTGCAAAAGATCAGTTGATCGTTGTTGTGAACGGAAATGAATCAGAAAACGACAGCAATATTTCAGATTTAATAAAGTACATCGAATACAACAATTTTACTGTAGTGAAAAGCGAATTGAATTCAATTTTCGATCTTTTGTATAAAGGCTACGAGGAACAGCGTGCTGAATTAATTAAGAAATCTGGCAAAGTTTCGCAGTATGATAGTGAGAATTTGATGAACATCTTAATTAGGGACGTCCTAACAGAGGAGAAATTTCTCAAATATGATGTAGTACTTCACTTACCATTACGAAGTCTGATAAGAGATTTTCAAAAGCTAAATGATGAAGAAAAAATATATGCTTGTAATCCCTTAACGCATCTGGACTTCATTATTTATAATAAAGTAAGTAAAACTCCAGTCTTAGCAATTGAAGTAGATGGATTTGAATTCCATAAGTCTGGCACCCGTCAAGCGGAACGGGACCAGTTAAAAGATCTAATTCTGGAAAAGTATAATATACCTCTACTGCGATTTAATACCAATGGGAGCAATGAAAAAGCAAGACTAGTTAGAAAACTGAATGATGTGCAAAAGAATTGA
- a CDS encoding HNH endonuclease domain-containing protein has translation MNSEVFSNISKIIERDSKSTTYKFALLRGVIDIIQDNSPFITFDKTRVEFPTGLLVEKWLLYYYPVLQSEALIPQINGEAKLAFSSPFLKIIAEYESRGGFSAFYNDLRNKGIPADLNNDFFELARKIRDTITSMPMKYIGRSISNEFYSIFSYENKAVKRNLNLDLQRLISEFGTFSIPLEYYEAFRILGSFINGQDSILFKWAEFSVNASRNNLSVQKVLNEVLKSPITERNIAESKNLYRAILKKEGAVFCVWTGKKIAKYDIDHLIPFSVWKNNDLWNLLPSEAITNNKKRDKIPTPDMIERQKDLILEYWEIIFENQATRFQKEIQVSLLGNHAFEEWKNVGISQLQNSCHYLIENRGFEGWKI, from the coding sequence ATGAATAGCGAAGTTTTTTCAAACATTAGCAAAATTATCGAAAGAGACAGTAAATCTACCACCTATAAATTTGCTCTACTGCGTGGTGTTATTGATATTATACAAGACAATTCGCCATTTATTACATTTGACAAAACGCGTGTAGAATTTCCTACTGGGTTACTTGTGGAAAAATGGTTATTGTATTATTATCCTGTACTACAGTCAGAAGCATTAATACCTCAAATTAATGGTGAAGCCAAATTAGCATTCAGCAGTCCATTTTTAAAAATCATTGCAGAGTATGAATCACGAGGTGGCTTTTCTGCATTTTATAATGACCTGCGAAATAAGGGTATCCCCGCAGATTTAAATAATGACTTTTTTGAGCTAGCAAGAAAAATCAGAGATACTATTACTAGTATGCCAATGAAATATATTGGCCGTTCGATAAGCAACGAATTTTATTCGATATTCAGTTATGAGAATAAAGCCGTTAAAAGAAATTTAAATCTTGACCTTCAAAGGTTGATCAGTGAATTTGGAACTTTTTCAATCCCACTTGAATACTATGAAGCATTCAGAATTTTGGGAAGTTTCATCAACGGACAAGACTCTATTCTTTTTAAATGGGCTGAGTTTTCTGTTAATGCCTCCCGAAATAATCTGTCTGTTCAAAAAGTTCTTAACGAAGTTCTAAAAAGTCCTATTACTGAAAGAAATATTGCTGAATCAAAAAATCTTTACAGGGCAATTCTTAAAAAAGAGGGAGCGGTATTTTGTGTATGGACGGGAAAAAAAATTGCAAAGTATGATATTGACCATTTGATACCGTTTTCGGTTTGGAAAAACAATGATCTTTGGAATTTACTTCCTTCAGAGGCAATCACAAACAATAAAAAGCGGGATAAAATTCCAACTCCTGATATGATTGAAAGGCAGAAAGATCTAATTCTTGAATATTGGGAAATTATTTTTGAAAACCAGGCAACCAGATTTCAAAAAGAAATTCAGGTTTCACTTTTAGGCAATCACGCATTTGAGGAGTGGAAAAATGTTGGAATATCACAATTACAAAACAGTTGTCATTACTTAATTGAAAACAGAGGTTTTGAAGGATGGAAAATTTAA